The sequence CTGGGCGCTGCGCTCGGTCAGCAGCGGCCCCATCCATAGCGCGACCGCGGTGACGCCGGTGTCGCGGAAATCCACGCCCATGTCGGCGGCAAATTTGTCCACGCCCGCCTTCTGCGCGCCATAGGCCGCGCCATGCATATAGCAGACCGAGCCGAAGGAGGAGGTGAAGGCGATCAGTCCGCTGTTCGCCGGCACCATCATCCGCGCCGCGTGCCAGCTCGCCAGATAATGGGAGCGCAGCCCGACATCGAGAATGCCGACCAGATCGGTCGATTTTTCCCAGAAAGGGCCAGGCTTGACGAGGTCGTCGTGCAGCGCCGCGACGTTGTTGACGAGGATGTCGAGGCGGCCGCTTTCCTGCGCGACGCGATCGAACAGCGCGGCGATCGCGGCGGCATCGCCATGATCGACCTGCACCGCCCTGCCCTCGCCCCCGGCCGCATCCACCTGCGCAGCCGTCGCGCCGATCGTGCCGGGCAAGGGCGCCTGCCCGTCGCGCACGGTGCGGCCGGTCACATACACGCGATAGCCCGCCCCCCCCAATGCCACTGCGATCCCGCGGCCCGCACCCCGGCTGGCGCCGGTGACGATCGCCACCGGACGTTCACTCCGTTCCATCATGCTCTCCTTCAGGCCGCGGCGCTGGACTTGCGCTTGTCGAGCGTCACATAGAGGCCGTTGGTGCGCTTGTGCGCGTCCGGCGCCTGGTCGCGCGGGTTGTAGAATTGCTTGTACCAGAGGCGAACCTTGCCATAGGGGCCGTCATTGGGAACCACCAACGGGTTGAGGCAGGCGCGCTTGTTCTGCCAGATTTCCACATCCTGCGCGAAGGCGAGACGGCTGCCCTCCTGATATTCCAGCGCGGCTGCGCGCAGATCGTCGGTGATCGGCGCGGAGCCGTCATTCACCTGCACCATCAACCCGTGCCAGACGCGGATCTTGCCATCCTCGATCGGGGTATGGGTGATCATGATGAAGCTGTTGAACGCACCCTCCATCTCCGACTGCAGGATCGACGGACCGGCATACCAGGTATCGAGGGTCAGCACGTCCTCGGGATTGAGTGTCAATGTCCGATGTCCGGCGGCATAATATTGATGAACGACATGGTCCTTGAACTCATTGGCGAAGTAGACGAAGTCCTTGGCGCCATGGATCGGGACAAAATGGCCATAGTCGGCCATATTGTCGACCACTTCGATCGGGTGGATGTCGAGGTCGCCCATATAGTCGACCTTCCAATGGACCCAGCCGGGCTGGTCCCAATGGCCGCCAAAGTCAGGCAGATCGAAATCGGGCTCCAGCCCTTCGGGATCATGCCACAGCCACAATATGCCCGCGCGCTCGATCACCGGAAAGCTTTTGAGCTTCGCCGCCTTGGGCACGAAGTCGGAATAGGGGATATGGTTGCACTGGCCATCGGGGCCGTAGCGCCAGCCGTGGAAAGGGCAGCGGATCGATTCGCCCTCCACCTGCTCGCCGTCGCGCACGATATAGCTGGTCGTGTTCTTCGCCAGATGCGCGCCCATATGCGGGCAATAGGCCTCCACCACATAGGGCTGGCCGCTTTGCCCGCGATACAGGACCAGATCCTGCCCGAAATAGCGGATCGCGCTGGGCGTCGATGACGCCTCCGCGCTTTCGCCGATCATGAACCAGCCGCGTGGGAAGTCATATTCACCCAGACGATAATCCGACGACGTAGCCATATATATATCCTCTCGCTCCGCATCCTGTAGCACGGATGGTCCCCGCACGCCATAGCGAATGGCGCGTCATCGTCGCCATATCCGCAATCATTCTACGCAAAGTACAATTATAAATTCAATATAGTTATTGATTGCGGATATAATTGCCGGATATGTCCTGCGTCAACCCGACAGGGAAA is a genomic window of Sphingomonas bisphenolicum containing:
- a CDS encoding SDR family NAD(P)-dependent oxidoreductase — encoded protein: MERSERPVAIVTGASRGAGRGIAVALGGAGYRVYVTGRTVRDGQAPLPGTIGATAAQVDAAGGEGRAVQVDHGDAAAIAALFDRVAQESGRLDILVNNVAALHDDLVKPGPFWEKSTDLVGILDVGLRSHYLASWHAARMMVPANSGLIAFTSSFGSVCYMHGAAYGAQKAGVDKFAADMGVDFRDTGVTAVALWMGPLLTERSAQTLSDHPDQYAKFMADAETPEFNGRVIAAIHDDPDRDALNGQTFITAEIAARYGITESGGRTPPSYRAMLGDPRIAHPAIVA
- a CDS encoding Rieske (2Fe-2S) protein, which codes for MATSSDYRLGEYDFPRGWFMIGESAEASSTPSAIRYFGQDLVLYRGQSGQPYVVEAYCPHMGAHLAKNTTSYIVRDGEQVEGESIRCPFHGWRYGPDGQCNHIPYSDFVPKAAKLKSFPVIERAGILWLWHDPEGLEPDFDLPDFGGHWDQPGWVHWKVDYMGDLDIHPIEVVDNMADYGHFVPIHGAKDFVYFANEFKDHVVHQYYAAGHRTLTLNPEDVLTLDTWYAGPSILQSEMEGAFNSFIMITHTPIEDGKIRVWHGLMVQVNDGSAPITDDLRAAALEYQEGSRLAFAQDVEIWQNKRACLNPLVVPNDGPYGKVRLWYKQFYNPRDQAPDAHKRTNGLYVTLDKRKSSAAA